A region from the Gossypium hirsutum isolate 1008001.06 chromosome A08, Gossypium_hirsutum_v2.1, whole genome shotgun sequence genome encodes:
- the LOC107928309 gene encoding origin of replication complex subunit 6, translated as MGSALLPFWCNGGMGASDLGKRARRCDMRSGAKGKAPSLAAVQFPFSCCWYFVSFLPLFLSFSCNLSLSLSQAHTFCEEGLISDRFLASLPSSRQASADFSKPVFTAVAFYLCAKKHKLKIDKVRLIEVCGISESEFSCVSTSMKDLCHDVFGISSEKKDPKEVKGNRELLDVLPEKRKFDDGGYLSDGPEVTLHYL; from the exons GAAAAGAGCACGTCGATGTGATATGAGGAGCGGCGCCAAAG GTAAGGCCCCTTCTCTTGCTGCTGTTCAATTTCCGTTCTCTTGCTGCTGGTATTTCGTTTCCTTTctccctctctttctctctttctcatgcaatctctctctctctctttcgcAG GCTCATACCTTTTGTGAAGAAGGGCTTATCTCT GATCGGTTTTTGGCATCACTGCCTTCTTCCAGGCAGGCCAGTGCAGACTTCTCCAAGCCAGTGTTTACTGCTGTGGCATTTTACTTATGCGCTAAAAAACACAAG CTTAAGATTGACAAGGTTAGGTTGATTGAAGTTTGTGGCATCTCTGAATCTGAGTTTTCTTGT GTCTCCACCTCCATGAAAGATCTGTGTCATGATGTTTTTGGGATCTCAAGTGAGAAAAAAGATCCCAAGGAAGTGAAAGGAAACCGAG AACTGCTAGACGTGTTAcctgaaaaaagaaaatttgatgatGGTGGTTATTTATCTGATGGACCAGAGGTAACACTGCATTATCTGTAA